Proteins from a genomic interval of Lycium ferocissimum isolate CSIRO_LF1 chromosome 2, AGI_CSIRO_Lferr_CH_V1, whole genome shotgun sequence:
- the LOC132032794 gene encoding glyceraldehyde-3-phosphate dehydrogenase A, chloroplastic-like: protein MASAALSVANSSLQVTNKGSFSEFSGLRTSSAVPFGRKSNDDLLSLVAFQTSVIGGGKNKRGVVEAKLKVAINGFGRIGRNFLRCWHGRKDSPLDVIAINDSGGVKQASHLLKYDSTLGIFDADVKPVGTDGISVDGKVIKVVSDRNPINLPWKDLGVDLVIEGTGVFVDREGAGKHIQAGAKKVLITAPGKGDIPTYVVGVNADLYSPDEPIISNASCTTNCLAPFVKVLDQKFGIIKGTMTTTHSYTGDQRLLDASHRDLRRARAAALNIVPTSTGAAKAVALVLPNLKGKLNGIALRVPTPNVSVVDLVVQVSKKTFAEEVNAAFRESADNELAGILSVCDEPLVSVDFRCSDVSSTVDASLTMVMGDDMVKVIAWYDNEWGYSQRVVDLADIVANQWK from the exons ATGGCTTCGGCTGCTCTATCAGTAGCCAATTCTTCTCTCCAGGTCACCAACAAAGGATCATTCTCAGAATTCTCAGGGCTGCGCACTTCATCTGCTGTTCCATTCGGAAGGAAATCTAACGATGACTTGCTCTCTCTCGTTGCTTTCCAGACCTCTGTT ATTGGTGGAGGAAAGAACAAGAGGGGAGTAGTTGAGGCCAAATTGAAGGTAGCCATCAATGGATTTGGAAGAATTGGAAGGAATTTCTTGAGATGCTGGCATGGCAGGAAGGACTCTCCCCTTGATGTCATTGCCATCAATGACTCTGGCGGTGTCAAGCAAGCTTCTCACCTCCTCAAATACGACTCTACCCTCGGCATATTTGATGCTGACGTCAAGCCTGTTGGTACTGATGGCATCTCTGTCGATGGAAAGGTCATCAAAGTCGTCTCTGACCGTAACCCCATCAATCTCCCCTGGAA GGATCTTGGCGTTGACTTGGTGATCGAAGGTACCGGAGTGTTTGTGGACAGAGAGGGTGCCGGGAAGCACATCCAAGCTGGAGCTAAGAAAGTGCTGATCACTGCCCCCGGGAAGGGTGACATTCCTACCTATGTCGTCGGTGTCAATGCCGACCTTTACAGCCCTGACGAGCCCATCATCAGCAATGCTTCTTGCACCACCAACTGTCTCGCTCCTTTTGTCAAAGTCCTTGACCAAAAATTCG GCATAATCAAGGGGACCATGACAACTACACACTCCTACACTGGTGATCAAAGGCTTCTTGATGCAAGCCACAGGGACCTTAGACGTGCAAGAGCTGCAGCTCTCAACATCGTGCCAACCTCAACTGGTGCAGCTAAGGCTGTGGCCCTTGTCCTCCCCAACCTCAAGGGGAAGCTCAACGGCATTGCCCTGCGTGTGCCCACCCCAAATGTCTCGGTGGTGGACCTCGTTGTTCAAGTATCCAAGAAGACATTTGCGGAGGAAGTGAATGCTGCATTCAGAGAGTCTGCTGACAATGAGCTTGCTGGAATTCTCTCCGTCTGCGATGAGCCCCTCGTTTCAGTCGACTTTAGGTGCTCTGATGTTTCATCAACTGTTGATGCTTCACTCACCATGGTCATGGGAGATGACATGGTTAAGGTTATTGCTTGGTATGACAATGAATGGGGTTACTCACAGAGGGTGGTTGATCTTGCTGACATTGTTGCCAACCAATGGAAATGA